One genomic segment of Dehalogenimonas alkenigignens includes these proteins:
- the rpmB gene encoding 50S ribosomal protein L28 has translation MKCDYCGKTPQYGHNVSHSKRRTNRRSEPNCHPARVLLDGKSTRLSLCTRCLRTLSKMAVA, from the coding sequence ATGAAATGCGATTATTGCGGAAAAACCCCTCAATACGGTCATAACGTGTCCCATTCAAAACGGCGCACCAACCGCCGCTCTGAGCCCAACTGCCATCCGGCGCGGGTTCTCCTGGACGGCAAGTCCACCCGGCTGTCGCTGTGCACCCGCTGCCTGCGTACTTTGTCCAAAATGGCTGTGGCGTAA
- a CDS encoding DAK2 domain-containing protein, with product MSAHATMSGQEMRDMLAAAAAWLEKSASDIDALNVFPVPDGDCGTNMLLTLRSAVEEAGKVTASDIGAISSAVAKGALMGARGNSGVISSQIWRGVAIVFKDKEAATASDWAAAWEQAVETAYKGLSNPVEGTILTVLKDVAAAARISAEQDNSIVRLVENSMNAACESVARTPSLLPALRDAGVVDAGGQGLYTVLEGMLHFLRGETEQMQFKKSHVIASSVPVSAKAVRLSPTDEEPFGYCTEFLLKGENLELEKIRARLKRKGQSLIVVGDASTIRVHIHAIAPGRVLNYATKLGTVHKVSIRNMDEQHEDFLALQKDRQPMIDIAIVAIVAGDGFADVFASLGAAGIVPGGQTMNPSTKEIYQAVEAAASDKVIILPNNKNIIPAAEQVKHLSGKTLAIIPTETLPQGVAALLAFDYEADFDTNVSRMNDAKSHVRTVEITHAVRDTKINGFVIKKHQAIGLLDGHLAAVDEVSEKVLADLLAKSDLSRVEVMTLYYGASTTEAAARAMADNLAAKYPGRQVEVVSGGQPHYDYIVSLE from the coding sequence ATGTCAGCCCACGCGACCATGTCCGGACAGGAAATGCGCGATATGCTGGCCGCCGCCGCCGCTTGGCTGGAAAAAAGCGCTTCCGATATCGATGCTCTGAACGTTTTCCCGGTGCCCGACGGAGACTGCGGCACCAATATGCTCCTCACCCTCCGCTCCGCAGTAGAAGAAGCCGGCAAGGTCACGGCCAGCGATATCGGAGCAATATCCAGCGCTGTTGCCAAGGGAGCTCTCATGGGCGCGCGCGGCAACTCCGGCGTCATTTCCTCACAGATATGGCGCGGCGTAGCCATTGTCTTCAAAGACAAAGAGGCTGCCACCGCCAGTGATTGGGCTGCGGCCTGGGAGCAGGCTGTCGAGACTGCTTACAAGGGTCTGTCCAATCCCGTTGAAGGTACCATACTCACGGTTCTGAAAGATGTCGCCGCCGCCGCCCGGATTTCAGCCGAGCAAGATAATTCGATCGTTCGCCTGGTTGAAAACTCAATGAACGCCGCCTGCGAATCGGTTGCCCGGACGCCGAGCCTGCTGCCGGCGCTGCGGGATGCCGGAGTCGTTGACGCCGGCGGACAAGGCCTGTATACGGTACTGGAAGGCATGCTCCATTTCCTCCGGGGCGAGACCGAGCAGATGCAGTTCAAGAAATCACACGTTATCGCTTCATCAGTACCGGTGTCGGCCAAAGCGGTGCGTTTATCTCCAACCGATGAAGAGCCTTTCGGCTACTGCACGGAGTTCCTCCTGAAAGGAGAGAACCTGGAACTGGAAAAGATCCGCGCCAGGCTCAAGCGCAAAGGTCAATCGCTCATCGTCGTCGGCGACGCCTCGACTATCCGGGTCCACATCCATGCCATTGCGCCGGGCAGGGTCCTGAATTACGCGACCAAGCTGGGCACAGTCCACAAGGTATCGATCCGGAATATGGACGAACAGCACGAGGATTTCCTGGCGCTGCAGAAAGACCGGCAGCCGATGATTGACATCGCCATTGTGGCGATCGTAGCCGGCGATGGTTTCGCCGATGTCTTTGCCTCACTCGGCGCCGCGGGAATCGTCCCCGGGGGCCAGACGATGAATCCATCCACCAAGGAGATCTATCAGGCGGTTGAAGCGGCCGCATCTGATAAAGTCATCATTTTGCCCAATAATAAAAACATCATACCTGCTGCCGAACAGGTCAAGCATCTTTCAGGGAAGACTCTGGCGATCATTCCCACCGAGACGCTGCCCCAGGGCGTGGCGGCGCTGCTGGCGTTCGATTATGAAGCTGATTTTGATACCAACGTCAGCCGCATGAACGACGCCAAGTCTCACGTCCGGACGGTGGAGATCACCCATGCCGTCCGTGACACCAAGATCAACGGTTTCGTGATAAAAAAACACCAGGCTATCGGCCTTCTGGACGGCCATCTGGCCGCGGTGGACGAAGTGTCCGAAAAAGTTCTGGCCGACCTGCTGGCCAAATCAGATCTTTCCAGGGTGGAAGTCATGACCCTGTATTACGGCGCCAGCACCACCGAGGCGGCGGCGCGCGCCATGGCTGACAACCTCGCTGCAAAATATCCCGGGCGTCAAGTTGAAGTCGTTTCCGGCGGCCAGCCGCATTACGATTACATTGTATCTCTGGAGTAA
- a CDS encoding DegV family protein encodes MSVKIVTDSTSDLTPALAKEFDISVVPLTVSFGRESFLDRVEISTDEFYRRLSTEETFPHTTQPSPNAFLNVYKKLCADGEGVLVITISKKLSGTFDSALSAAQLLEKPKCRVEVINSEVTAAALGLLAIWAAKKAAAGLSLDELKKAVTEQAVCTKPVMAFDTLKYLARGGRIGKAQGLLGSLLSVKPVLTMSDGQVAPLTRVRSMNAAIDVLYNFAAGHRQIDEMAVEYATTPEMADALIDRLSDLHPRERIYRTTVSPVLGAYMGPSVLSVSVMGKT; translated from the coding sequence ATGAGCGTCAAGATCGTAACCGACTCAACTTCCGACCTCACCCCGGCGCTGGCGAAGGAGTTCGATATCAGCGTCGTGCCGCTGACGGTCTCTTTCGGCCGAGAGTCGTTCCTTGACCGGGTCGAGATTTCCACTGACGAATTTTACCGCCGGTTATCTACTGAAGAGACCTTTCCCCATACCACCCAGCCCTCACCTAACGCTTTCTTAAATGTCTATAAAAAGCTCTGCGCCGACGGCGAGGGCGTTTTGGTCATCACCATCTCCAAAAAACTGTCGGGAACATTTGATTCCGCCTTGTCCGCCGCCCAACTACTGGAAAAACCGAAATGCCGCGTTGAGGTGATCAACTCTGAAGTGACCGCTGCTGCTTTAGGGTTGCTGGCTATCTGGGCGGCCAAAAAGGCTGCCGCTGGTCTGAGTCTGGACGAACTAAAAAAAGCCGTGACCGAACAGGCTGTCTGCACCAAGCCGGTGATGGCATTCGATACTCTGAAATATCTGGCACGGGGCGGCCGTATCGGCAAGGCTCAGGGACTGCTGGGTTCCTTGCTCTCGGTTAAGCCGGTTCTGACGATGAGCGACGGTCAGGTGGCGCCGCTAACGCGGGTACGCTCAATGAACGCCGCCATCGATGTGCTGTACAACTTTGCCGCCGGCCACCGGCAGATTGACGAAATGGCCGTGGAATACGCCACCACGCCGGAGATGGCTGACGCCCTGATAGACCGCCTGTCAGACCTTCACCCCAGGGAAAGGATTTACCGGACAACCGTCAGTCCGGTCTTAGGCGCCTACATGGGCCCCAGCGTGCTCTCGGTCTCTGTGATGGGCAAGACTTAG
- a CDS encoding DegV family protein gives MRIKIITDSTADLPINLVGDLGITVVPVYVRFGNEVFRDGVDITQEEVYRRLLAGEVPPATSQPPPADFAAYYREALKNYDEVISIHLSSKLSGTFNSALSGRDLLPEKARITVLDSLSLSMGLGLAAVTAARLCLAGASKEAIVESVKQTAPLTRIIAMFDTLKYAFRSGRLGAAKSLIGGILNVKPLLTLRDGSFWPVGIARTRVRAFDTMVDLVRKTPDIADVAVVYATTPDEAETLKERLSAFVEKTRIHISRLGPALGAHGGPGIMAVFIRQQPAALPLA, from the coding sequence ATGCGCATCAAGATCATCACCGATTCCACCGCCGATCTGCCGATAAACCTCGTAGGCGACCTGGGTATCACCGTGGTACCGGTCTATGTCCGTTTCGGTAATGAAGTTTTCCGCGACGGCGTGGACATCACCCAGGAGGAGGTGTACCGCCGCCTGCTGGCGGGTGAAGTGCCGCCGGCCACTTCTCAGCCGCCGCCCGCCGACTTTGCTGCATATTACCGGGAGGCGCTCAAAAACTACGATGAAGTCATCTCCATCCACCTTTCCAGCAAGCTCTCCGGCACCTTTAATTCAGCTTTATCCGGGCGTGATCTGCTGCCGGAAAAAGCCCGTATCACCGTGCTTGATTCTCTGTCGCTTTCTATGGGTTTAGGACTGGCCGCGGTCACCGCGGCGCGCCTCTGCCTGGCAGGCGCCAGTAAGGAAGCTATTGTGGAATCAGTCAAACAGACAGCGCCGCTGACCCGCATCATTGCGATGTTCGACACCTTGAAATACGCTTTCCGCAGCGGCCGCCTGGGCGCCGCCAAGTCGCTCATCGGCGGCATCCTGAACGTTAAACCGCTGCTGACATTAAGAGATGGCTCCTTCTGGCCGGTCGGCATTGCCCGGACCCGAGTCCGGGCTTTCGACACTATGGTCGACCTGGTCAGAAAGACCCCTGATATCGCCGATGTCGCCGTCGTCTACGCCACCACTCCGGACGAGGCCGAAACACTCAAAGAACGTCTTTCGGCATTCGTTGAAAAGACACGAATCCACATCTCCCGGTTGGGACCGGCGCTGGGCGCCCACGGCGGACCGGGCATCATGGCCGTATTTATCAGGCAACAGCCGGCAGCCCTACCCTTGGCGTAA
- the recG gene encoding ATP-dependent DNA helicase RecG → MSQSLEKLKAVISLEKKKGCLDTAVIGGLDKFLANWAPEASAGIANRTQLSRFNQFIGAFNYAGSPAAARPAALDRLIEFAEELEAAAKVTVASKLSPESGEPDFTVAESAPKYRRKPVSAKKAATPPVSSLELPVTAFKGVSDATAAKLKKLGIENVRDLLYHFPARHVDYSHTARISSLSPGPDQTIVANVWEVRPTTPGGRRSTEAILGDETGNIRALWFNNPYLARQIKNGDRLVISGRVSAWKGMLVFESPEWEKLEEKELVHTGRLVPVYPLTAGLYPRALRKLMKEVVDGFAPALEDYLPADIKERRRLADLPQSVAQAHFPAHEPSYNAARMRLAFDELFFLQLGVLARKRAWQHSQPAASITADQALLTRFVDSLPFKLTGAQRRSLDEILADLKRTEAMSRLLQGEVGSGKTVVATAAILMAVNAGFQAAFMAPTEILAEQHFCSVTAMLDRLAVQKQQGEHSVSYFGIVSDRPLTVALLIGDAKESGKSAVRDLVRNGGIDLIIGTHALIQKSMKFKRLGMAVIDEQHRFGVEQRQSLRQKGSNPHILVMTATPIPRTLALTLYGDLDLSVIDELPPGRQIIKTRWLKPEQRGSAYAFIKKQLAMKQQAFIVCPLVEESEAVQARAATAQYENLKMEVFPEYRLGLLHGRLTAAEKDSVMGAFKDGKLDILVSTPVIEVGIDVPNATVMLIESADRFGLSQLHQFRGRVGRGSEQSYCMLLAENPSEIANARLGVIEKTQDGFILAEEDLKLRGPGEFFGTRQSGLPDLKMAKLSDVPILEMAREEATRLFAEDPKLQKPEHRALYKELIRIWPQTGEWS, encoded by the coding sequence ATGTCCCAATCTCTGGAAAAACTGAAAGCCGTTATCAGCCTTGAAAAGAAGAAAGGCTGCCTGGATACGGCCGTGATCGGGGGGCTGGATAAGTTCCTGGCTAACTGGGCTCCGGAGGCTTCGGCCGGCATCGCCAACCGGACTCAATTGTCCCGGTTCAATCAATTTATCGGCGCTTTTAACTACGCCGGTTCGCCAGCCGCGGCGCGGCCCGCTGCCCTCGACCGGTTGATCGAATTCGCCGAGGAGCTAGAGGCAGCGGCAAAGGTTACCGTCGCCAGCAAGTTATCGCCGGAATCAGGTGAGCCGGATTTTACCGTAGCTGAATCCGCTCCGAAATACAGGCGCAAACCGGTCTCTGCAAAAAAAGCGGCAACTCCCCCGGTATCGTCCCTGGAATTGCCGGTTACCGCTTTCAAAGGCGTTTCTGACGCCACCGCCGCCAAGTTGAAAAAACTTGGTATCGAGAATGTCCGCGACCTGCTGTACCATTTCCCGGCCCGTCACGTTGATTACTCTCATACCGCCAGGATTTCGTCTTTGTCACCCGGCCCGGATCAGACCATTGTCGCCAATGTCTGGGAGGTGCGGCCGACCACTCCAGGCGGCCGCAGGTCCACCGAGGCGATCCTGGGCGACGAGACCGGTAATATCCGTGCCCTGTGGTTCAACAATCCTTACCTAGCCCGGCAGATCAAGAACGGCGATCGTCTGGTGATTTCCGGCCGGGTGAGCGCCTGGAAGGGTATGCTGGTCTTCGAATCGCCGGAATGGGAAAAACTGGAGGAAAAAGAACTCGTCCACACAGGGCGGTTGGTGCCGGTATATCCCTTGACCGCCGGCCTTTACCCCCGCGCCCTGCGAAAATTGATGAAGGAGGTGGTCGACGGCTTCGCCCCGGCGCTGGAGGACTACCTACCCGCCGACATTAAAGAGCGAAGGCGATTGGCCGATCTGCCGCAATCCGTAGCCCAGGCCCATTTTCCGGCCCACGAACCGTCTTACAATGCGGCCAGGATGCGTCTTGCCTTCGATGAATTGTTCTTCCTCCAGCTCGGAGTGTTAGCGCGCAAACGCGCCTGGCAGCATTCACAACCAGCGGCGAGCATCACCGCCGACCAGGCACTGCTCACCCGATTCGTTGATTCATTGCCGTTCAAACTCACCGGAGCCCAGCGGCGGTCACTCGACGAGATACTGGCCGATCTCAAACGCACCGAAGCCATGAGCCGCCTACTTCAGGGTGAGGTCGGCTCGGGCAAAACGGTAGTAGCCACTGCTGCGATTCTGATGGCTGTCAACGCCGGTTTCCAGGCGGCTTTCATGGCCCCGACGGAGATTTTGGCCGAGCAACACTTCTGCTCGGTGACCGCCATGCTCGATCGCCTGGCGGTGCAGAAGCAGCAAGGTGAGCATTCGGTCAGCTATTTTGGCATCGTGTCGGACCGGCCGCTCACCGTGGCTTTACTCATCGGTGACGCCAAGGAGTCAGGCAAGTCAGCCGTCCGCGACCTGGTGAGAAACGGTGGGATCGATCTGATCATCGGCACCCACGCTTTGATTCAGAAATCAATGAAGTTCAAAAGACTTGGCATGGCTGTTATTGATGAGCAGCACCGCTTCGGCGTGGAGCAGCGGCAAAGTCTGCGGCAGAAAGGCAGCAATCCGCACATCCTGGTGATGACGGCTACGCCAATACCCCGAACGCTGGCGCTCACCCTATACGGCGATCTCGATCTTTCTGTCATTGACGAGCTGCCGCCGGGACGCCAAATCATCAAGACGCGGTGGCTCAAGCCGGAGCAGCGGGGCAGCGCCTACGCCTTCATCAAGAAACAGCTCGCCATGAAACAGCAAGCCTTCATCGTCTGCCCGCTGGTGGAAGAGTCAGAGGCTGTGCAAGCACGGGCGGCTACCGCCCAATACGAGAACCTTAAAATGGAGGTCTTTCCAGAGTACCGGCTCGGCCTGTTGCATGGCCGTTTGACCGCCGCGGAGAAAGACTCGGTCATGGGCGCCTTCAAGGACGGCAAACTGGATATTCTCGTTTCGACACCGGTTATCGAGGTCGGCATTGACGTGCCCAACGCCACGGTGATGCTCATTGAGTCCGCCGACCGCTTCGGCCTGTCTCAGCTCCATCAGTTCCGGGGCAGGGTGGGGCGCGGCTCTGAACAGAGCTACTGCATGCTGCTGGCTGAAAACCCTTCTGAAATCGCCAACGCCCGCCTTGGGGTCATCGAGAAAACCCAGGACGGATTTATCCTGGCGGAGGAAGACCTGAAGCTCCGCGGCCCCGGCGAGTTTTTCGGCACCCGCCAGTCCGGGCTGCCGGACCTTAAGATGGCCAAGCTCTCTGACGTTCCCATCCTCGAAATGGCCCGCGAGGAAGCCACACGCCTGTTCGCAGAAGATCCCAAGCTTCAGAAACCGGAGCACCGCGCCCTCTATAAGGAACTAATCCGTATCTGGCCACAGACGGGAGAATGGAGCTAG
- a CDS encoding PQQ-dependent sugar dehydrogenase: MSRSRFIATIIIVTALIGGGLLWWNFLARRSIPPPPDGNSQIASAVVEGLEIPWEFAFLPDGAILLTERPGRVRYIDSSGALRADPLPGVEGVAAVGEGGLLGLALHPGFDYNRWIYLYHTYRVGGGLANRVVRYTLGNNLTLSGYTVIIDGIPGGNVHNGGRIKFCPDGLLYIGTGDSGIDTLAQDLNSLAGKILRLNDDGSIPSGNPFPNSAVYSYGHRNVQGLAWDSFGQLWATEHGSNNFDELNLIEAANNYGWPVVRGETTAPGMTGPKLHSGNDTWAPSGLTFFQGSLYFTGLRGQSIFEYNLQTGGLTRYLNGIFGRLRDIVNGPDGYLYVITNNLDGRGIPLAGDDHLIRINPARLAETA, encoded by the coding sequence TTGTCCAGATCGCGTTTCATCGCCACCATTATCATCGTCACCGCGCTCATCGGCGGCGGGCTGCTGTGGTGGAACTTCCTAGCCCGACGCTCCATCCCGCCGCCTCCCGACGGCAATTCGCAGATTGCTTCAGCCGTCGTCGAGGGTCTGGAGATTCCCTGGGAATTTGCCTTTTTACCAGACGGCGCCATCCTGCTTACCGAACGCCCGGGCCGAGTCCGCTATATCGACTCGTCGGGCGCCCTTCGGGCTGATCCGCTGCCGGGCGTTGAGGGCGTGGCCGCCGTCGGCGAGGGCGGCCTGCTGGGATTAGCCCTCCATCCTGGTTTCGATTACAACCGCTGGATTTATCTTTACCATACTTACCGCGTTGGCGGCGGGCTGGCCAACCGGGTCGTCCGCTATACTTTAGGGAATAACCTGACGCTGTCCGGATATACCGTCATAATCGACGGCATACCGGGCGGCAATGTTCATAACGGCGGTCGAATTAAGTTTTGCCCGGACGGGCTGCTGTATATCGGTACCGGCGACTCAGGTATTGATACCCTGGCGCAGGACCTGAACTCGCTGGCCGGCAAGATACTCCGGCTAAACGATGACGGCTCGATCCCTTCAGGCAACCCCTTCCCTAACTCGGCGGTCTATTCCTACGGCCACCGCAACGTTCAAGGTTTAGCCTGGGACAGCTTCGGCCAGCTGTGGGCGACAGAGCACGGCTCCAATAATTTCGACGAGTTGAATCTCATTGAAGCCGCCAACAATTACGGCTGGCCAGTCGTCCGCGGCGAAACCACGGCTCCCGGCATGACCGGCCCCAAACTGCATAGCGGCAACGACACCTGGGCGCCTTCAGGCCTGACTTTTTTTCAGGGTTCGCTTTATTTTACCGGTCTTCGGGGTCAAAGCATTTTTGAGTACAACCTTCAAACCGGGGGGTTGACGCGTTATTTGAACGGCATTTTCGGCAGGCTCAGGGACATTGTCAACGGCCCTGACGGCTACCTGTATGTCATTACCAACAATCTTGACGGCCGCGGCATTCCGCTGGCTGGCGACGACCATCTGATCCGGATCAATCCGGCCAGGCTGGCGGAAACCGCCTGA
- the argS gene encoding arginine--tRNA ligase: protein MNGILGIKGLITDLLARSIAGAQAGGRLPAVAMPQIILEHPQNPSHGDYATSLPLKMSRSTGMKPMEIASVLTEYIPAVAEIKSVAVAHPGFLNFTISDDWITEQVEEIIRSGECYGNIDTGCGRKIQIEYVSANPTGPIHVGHGRGAVLGSSLALALKAAGFEVQQEYYVNDAGNQVLSFKRSLLARYLQQLGIDAEMPAEGYFGSYMTDLARDILQEEGDRFRDLPPTEALEQLGTIGLRKMLGLVREDLAALGVSFDRWFSEQSLYDSGEFARVIELLQKAGYVVDKEGATWFASTALGESKDNVIIRSDGTPTYFASDIAYHYDKFIRRGFDLGINIWGADHQGHVSRMKAVLQALGIDPARLHVIISQLVTLRRGEELVRLSKRTGEIITLREVLDEVGADACRFNFLSRSADSQMDFDLELAKKQSAENPVYYVQYAHARICSIISLARDKQIEYAAGDVTKLVEPAELELLRKMLLLPEVISQVAESFEPHHLAHYAGVLAAAFHQFYKDCRVVSADLPLSQARLKLSMAARTVLARTLHLMGMSAPECM, encoded by the coding sequence TTGAACGGAATCCTCGGAATAAAAGGGTTGATTACCGACCTGCTGGCTCGCTCAATTGCCGGGGCGCAAGCCGGCGGCAGACTTCCGGCGGTAGCGATGCCTCAGATTATCCTTGAGCACCCTCAGAATCCCTCGCACGGCGATTATGCCACCAGCCTGCCGCTGAAGATGTCACGTTCCACCGGCATGAAACCGATGGAAATTGCCTCGGTTTTGACCGAATATATCCCCGCCGTCGCAGAAATCAAGAGTGTCGCTGTGGCCCATCCGGGTTTCCTGAACTTCACCATCTCGGACGACTGGATTACCGAGCAGGTCGAGGAGATCATTCGCTCCGGCGAGTGCTACGGCAATATCGATACCGGCTGCGGCCGGAAGATCCAGATAGAATATGTCTCGGCCAATCCTACCGGCCCCATCCATGTCGGTCACGGCCGGGGCGCCGTGCTTGGCAGTTCGCTTGCCCTTGCCCTCAAAGCTGCCGGATTTGAGGTACAGCAGGAATATTATGTCAACGACGCCGGCAACCAGGTGCTGTCATTCAAGCGGTCGCTCCTGGCCCGCTACCTCCAGCAGCTCGGTATCGATGCCGAAATGCCGGCGGAAGGTTATTTCGGCAGTTATATGACAGATCTGGCGCGCGATATCCTCCAGGAAGAAGGCGACCGCTTCCGTGATCTCCCGCCGACCGAAGCGCTGGAACAGCTCGGTACCATCGGGCTGAGAAAAATGCTGGGTCTTGTTCGGGAAGACCTGGCCGCCCTGGGAGTGAGCTTCGACCGCTGGTTTTCCGAGCAGAGCCTTTACGACAGCGGCGAGTTCGCCCGAGTCATCGAATTGCTGCAAAAAGCCGGCTACGTCGTGGATAAGGAAGGCGCCACCTGGTTCGCATCCACAGCGCTGGGCGAGAGCAAGGACAACGTCATCATCAGGAGCGACGGCACGCCGACTTATTTCGCCTCAGACATCGCCTACCATTATGACAAGTTCATCCGCCGCGGTTTCGATTTAGGCATAAACATCTGGGGCGCCGACCACCAGGGCCACGTCTCCCGGATGAAGGCAGTGCTGCAAGCCCTGGGCATCGACCCGGCGCGTCTGCACGTCATCATCTCCCAATTGGTAACCCTGCGCCGCGGCGAGGAGCTGGTCAGGCTTTCCAAACGTACCGGCGAGATCATTACCCTCCGGGAAGTTCTGGACGAGGTCGGCGCCGATGCCTGTCGTTTCAACTTCCTGTCCAGAAGCGCTGATTCCCAGATGGACTTCGACCTGGAGCTGGCGAAGAAGCAGTCTGCCGAGAATCCGGTTTACTACGTTCAATACGCCCATGCCCGCATCTGCTCTATTATAAGTTTGGCCAGAGATAAACAGATTGAATACGCCGCGGGCGACGTTACTAAACTCGTCGAACCGGCGGAACTCGAACTGCTGCGGAAAATGCTACTCCTGCCGGAGGTTATCTCTCAGGTGGCTGAAAGCTTCGAGCCGCACCATCTGGCCCATTACGCCGGGGTGTTGGCTGCCGCTTTCCACCAATTTTACAAGGACTGCCGTGTCGTATCCGCCGATCTGCCCCTGTCACAGGCACGCCTCAAGCTGTCTATGGCGGCGCGTACGGTGCTAGCCCGCACCCTCCACCTTATGGGCATGTCGGCGCCGGAGTGCATGTAG